Part of the Campylobacter sp. CNRCH_2014_0184h genome is shown below.
AGATGCTAGAAAGAAAAAGTTTTAAATAATTAACTAAACCCTTAATGGGTTTAGTTTGATTTGTTGAAAGGATTAAGTGATTAATCATCAAATTTTTGACCTAAAATATTACCTTTAAAATCTGTATAAATTTCCATCATATTATTTGTTCTGAATTTATAACCATTAATTCTTTTATCTACTTCTACAATAGCTGCATTTGGTTGCGCTGCTTGTACTTTTGCAACAACTTCTTTTGGGATAAATCCTGTTGGAATGCCTTTGTATTTACCATCAACTTCTTTCCAGTCTCCATTAATGATAAAATCAATTTCTGTTCCATCAACCAAATTTACTTCGTAAGAATCCACGTCTTGTTTTACATAACCTACATTTACGCCCTTAAAATGAGTGTTTAAAAACTCTTGAGCCTTTTGAGGTAAAGCACTTGGACTAACAATCATATCTGCAAACATAGAACTTGCACAAACTAAACCAGCTAACATTAATTTCATTTTCATTTTTTCTCCTTTAAATAAAAGTTGAAAGAATGATATTATTTGCTTGTGAAATTTGTGTGAATTTTAATTTTTAAAGCCAACTATCTTATTTTTATCAAATGAAGATTCTATTTCTTTTTCTATAGTATGTAAAAAATCGCTCATTTTAAAA
Proteins encoded:
- a CDS encoding PepSY-like domain-containing protein; protein product: MKMKLMLAGLVCASSMFADMIVSPSALPQKAQEFLNTHFKGVNVGYVKQDVDSYEVNLVDGTEIDFIINGDWKEVDGKYKGIPTGFIPKEVVAKVQAAQPNAAIVEVDKRINGYKFRTNNMMEIYTDFKGNILGQKFDD